The genomic region GGTCCGGTTGTCCACGCCCCAGGCGACGGCGGTCGGTGCGAAGGATCCCGGCCGGAAACGCTTGTACGAATTGATGTTCGGGGCGTAGAGAAGGGAGAAGTCGCGCAGTGCGGCGAGCTGGCCGGCCAGGAAGTGTCGCATCACCGGTGACATTCCGCCTGGTCCGTCCCCGGCCATCGCGTTGCGTCCGTCGGCGTCGCCCAGCGAGAGGTGGATATGGCAGGAGTTGCCCTCCCGTTCGTCGTACTTGGCCATGAAGGTGAGCGAGACGCCCTCCTGCGCGGCGATCTCCTTGGCCCCGGTCTTGTACACGGAGTGCTGGTCGCAGGTGGTGAGCGCCTCGTCGTAGCGGAAGGCGATCTCGTGCTGGCCGAGGTTGCACTCCCCCTTCGCCGACTCGACGATCAAGCCCGCGGCCTGCATCTCGTTGCGGATGCGGCGCAGCAGGGGTTCGATGCGCCCGGTCCCGAGGACGGAGTAGTCGATGTTGTACTGGTTGGCGGGGGTCAGGCCGCGGTAGCCCGCGTTCCAGGCCTGCTCGTAGGTGTCCTGGAAGACCATGAACTCCAGCTCGGTGCCGACCATCGCGGTGTAGCCGTGCTCGGCGAGGCGCTCCAGCTGGCGGCGCAGGATCTGCCGGGGCGCCGCGACGACCGGCGACCCGTCGTTCCAGGCCAGGTCGGCGAGGATGAAGGCGCTGCCGGGGTTCCAGGGGATGCGGCGCAGGGTGGCGGGGTCGGGGTGCATGGCGAAGTCGCCGTAGCCCCGGTCCCAGGAGGACATCTCGTATCCGTCGACGGTGTTCATGTCGGTGTCGACGGCGAGGAGGTAGTTGCAGCCCTCCGTGCCGTGCGCGAGGACCTCGTCGAGGAAGAACTGTGCGGCGAACCGCTTGCCCTGGAGGCGTCCCTGCATGTCGGGGAAGGCCAGGACGACTGTGTCGATCTCACCACTGGCGACCAGGGAGCGGAGCTCCTCGATCGCGAGCGGGGGCTTGCGGTCTACCACTGGAATCTCTCCTTCGGTGAGCCGAGTGGGCCTAAGGTATTGAATAGAACCATTGCTTGGGAAGGGGATGAGCCGAGATGACCGACACGGCGAGCGAGGGCGGCGCGATCG from Streptomyces sp. NBC_00190 harbors:
- a CDS encoding glutamine synthetase family protein; translated protein: MVDRKPPLAIEELRSLVASGEIDTVVLAFPDMQGRLQGKRFAAQFFLDEVLAHGTEGCNYLLAVDTDMNTVDGYEMSSWDRGYGDFAMHPDPATLRRIPWNPGSAFILADLAWNDGSPVVAAPRQILRRQLERLAEHGYTAMVGTELEFMVFQDTYEQAWNAGYRGLTPANQYNIDYSVLGTGRIEPLLRRIRNEMQAAGLIVESAKGECNLGQHEIAFRYDEALTTCDQHSVYKTGAKEIAAQEGVSLTFMAKYDEREGNSCHIHLSLGDADGRNAMAGDGPGGMSPVMRHFLAGQLAALRDFSLLYAPNINSYKRFRPGSFAPTAVAWGVDNRTCALRVVGHGRSMRFENRLPGGDVNPYLAVAGLVAAGLYGIENRLELPEACGGNAYTADYAHVPATLREAAELWENSEIAKAAFGPEVVAHYRNMARVELDAYDSAVTDWELRRSFERL